The following proteins are encoded in a genomic region of Populus trichocarpa isolate Nisqually-1 chromosome 13, P.trichocarpa_v4.1, whole genome shotgun sequence:
- the LOC7465637 gene encoding histone acetyltransferase MCC1 isoform X2 yields MANQNFSHHPTICYRPIQPSDLEVLERIHAEIFPIRYESEFFQSVVHERDIVSWAAVDRSRPNGHSDELIGFVTARIAMAKEAGIGDLLRYDPSKPDQTLVYILTLGVVETYRNLGIARSLIRQVIKYASSVPTCRAVYLHVISYNIPAIHLYKKMSFKCIRRLQGFYLINGQHYDSFLFVYYVNGGRSPCSPLELLLAVVSYVTSGLKSVAARIRKNEEKTAKWPK; encoded by the exons ATGGCAAACCAAAACTTTTCTCATCATCCAACCATATGCTACAGACCTATACAACCTTCTGATTTGGAGGTATTAGAGCGAATCCATGCTGAGATATTTCCTATCAG GTACGAGTCAGAGTTTTTCCAAAGTGTTGTCCATGAACGTGATATTGTTTCTTGGGCTGCAGTCGACCGCAGCCGACCTAATGGTCACAGTGATGAACTTATTGGTTTTGTTACTGCACGGATTGCAATGGCAAAAGAAGCTGGG ATAGGAGATTTGCTCAGATATGACCCCTCAAAACCAGATCAAACATTAGTTTATATCCTGACGCTTGGAGTAGTAGAAACTTACAGAAATCTTGGTATAG CAAGGTCTCTTATTCGTCAGGTTATTAAATATGCTTCAAGTGTTCCAACATGCCGTGCAGTCTACCTGCATGTGATTTCTTACAACATTCCTGCCATTCATCTGTACAAAAAAATGTCCTTCAAGTGTATACGAAGGTTGCAAGGTTTTTATCTAATCAACGGCCAGCATTATGATTCATTCTTGTTTGTTTACTATGTAAATGGTGGTCGTTCTCCTTGCTCACCATT AGAGCTTCTTTTAGCTGTGGTGAGTTACGTGACAAGTGGTCTTAAGTCAGTAGCTGCAAGGATAAGGAAAAATGAAGAGAAGACAGCAAAATGGCCCAAAT GA
- the LOC7493910 gene encoding protein EXORDIUM-like 6 isoform X2, with amino-acid sequence MVTNGIERQQILRMASSLPSGPLVLSLYLLLFPVCLATDSASITYHGGPLLTGNLHLTLIWYGQFGRVHKNVIRAFVESLHYNAGANLQPQVSSWWNVVESYQEVAGKGSSPINVKVVKQVTDLKYSAGKVVTSEFIQKVLRKATGGDSNTIPVILTARDVQMQGLCFTKCSQHGMLGDHQQPYIVVGNPESECPGSCAWPFQKPDKGPLSITLNPPNGNLGVDAMVIAFARALVEAVTNPYKTGFFQDNSNNANKTVEAASACWGIFGSGAFDGYTGKVRVDPETGGGFNGHGSRGRKFLIPAVWNPKTKSCWTLL; translated from the exons ATGGTGACCAATGGAATAGAAAGGCAGCAAATCTTGAGAATGGCATCATCTCTCCCAAGTGGTCCTCTTGTTCTTTCTCTCTACTTGCTCCTCTTCCCTGTCTGTCTTGCCACCGATAGCGCTTCCATAACCTACCATGGGGGGCCTCTCCTGACAGGAAACCTACACCTAACTCTCATTTGGTACGGTCAATTTGGGCGTGTCCATAAAAATGTCATTAGGGCCTTTGTTGAATCTCTACATTACAATGCGGGAGCCAACTTACAGCCACAAGTCTCGTCATGGTGGAATGTTGTTGAGAGCTACCAAGAGGTTGCCGGGAAGGGAAGCAGCCCTATCAACGTAAAAGTTGTGAAGCAAGTGACTGATCTAAAATATTCAGCAGGGAAAGTTGTTACTAGCGAATTTATTCAGAAAGTTCTGCGGAAGGCGACTGGTGGAGACTCCAACACCATCCCTGTTATTCTTACTGCTAGAGATGTTCAAATGCAGGGGCTGTGCTTCACAAAATGCTCACAACATGGAATGCttg GTGATCATCAGCAGCCATATATTGTGGTGGGCAATCCAGAAAGTGAATGCCCAGGGTCTTGTGCTTGGCCATTCCAAAAGCCAGACAAAGGGCCTCTATCTATAACATTGAACCCGCCAAATGGCAATTTGGGCGTGGATGCCATGGTTATCGCCTTCGCAAGGGCGTTGGTTGAAGCTGTGACCAACCCATATAAGACTGGATTTTTCCAGGACAACAGTAATAATGCCAACAAAACCGTGGAGGCCGCATCAGCTTGCTGGGGCATTTTCGGAAGCGGAGCATTCGATGGCTACACCGGAAAAGTACGTGTTGATCCAGAAACCGGAGGGGGTTTTAATGGCCATGGATCAAGGGGTAGGAAGTTCTTGATCCCTGCTGTCTGGAACCCTAAAACAAAGTCATGCTGGACCTTACTTTAA
- the LOC7465637 gene encoding histone acetyltransferase MCC1 isoform X1: MANQNFSHHPTICYRPIQPSDLEVLERIHAEIFPIRYESEFFQSVVHERDIVSWAAVDRSRPNGHSDELIGFVTARIAMAKEAGIGDLLRYDPSKPDQTLVYILTLGVVETYRNLGIARSLIRQVIKYASSVPTCRAVYLHVISYNIPAIHLYKKMSFKCIRRLQGFYLINGQHYDSFLFVYYVNGGRSPCSPLELLLAVVSYVTSGLKSVAARIRKNEEKTAKWPKCKDTQSLISMQTKRNITTQGTGYECV, translated from the exons ATGGCAAACCAAAACTTTTCTCATCATCCAACCATATGCTACAGACCTATACAACCTTCTGATTTGGAGGTATTAGAGCGAATCCATGCTGAGATATTTCCTATCAG GTACGAGTCAGAGTTTTTCCAAAGTGTTGTCCATGAACGTGATATTGTTTCTTGGGCTGCAGTCGACCGCAGCCGACCTAATGGTCACAGTGATGAACTTATTGGTTTTGTTACTGCACGGATTGCAATGGCAAAAGAAGCTGGG ATAGGAGATTTGCTCAGATATGACCCCTCAAAACCAGATCAAACATTAGTTTATATCCTGACGCTTGGAGTAGTAGAAACTTACAGAAATCTTGGTATAG CAAGGTCTCTTATTCGTCAGGTTATTAAATATGCTTCAAGTGTTCCAACATGCCGTGCAGTCTACCTGCATGTGATTTCTTACAACATTCCTGCCATTCATCTGTACAAAAAAATGTCCTTCAAGTGTATACGAAGGTTGCAAGGTTTTTATCTAATCAACGGCCAGCATTATGATTCATTCTTGTTTGTTTACTATGTAAATGGTGGTCGTTCTCCTTGCTCACCATT AGAGCTTCTTTTAGCTGTGGTGAGTTACGTGACAAGTGGTCTTAAGTCAGTAGCTGCAAGGATAAGGAAAAATGAAGAGAAGACAGCAAAATGGCCCAAATGTAAAGATACCCAATCTCTTATATCAATGCAAACCAAGAGAAACATCACAACTCAAGGCACTGGTTATGAATGTGTGTAA
- the LOC7493910 gene encoding protein EXORDIUM-like 6 isoform X1 — MVTNGIERQQILRMASSLPSGPLVLSLYLLLFPVCLATDSASITYHGGPLLTGNLHLTLIWYGQFGRVHKNVIRAFVESLHYNAGANLQPQVSSWWNVVESYQEVAGKGSSPINVKVVKQVTDLKYSAGKVVTSEFIQKVLRKATGGDSNTIPVILTARDVQMQGLCFTKCSQHGMLAGDHQQPYIVVGNPESECPGSCAWPFQKPDKGPLSITLNPPNGNLGVDAMVIAFARALVEAVTNPYKTGFFQDNSNNANKTVEAASACWGIFGSGAFDGYTGKVRVDPETGGGFNGHGSRGRKFLIPAVWNPKTKSCWTLL, encoded by the exons ATGGTGACCAATGGAATAGAAAGGCAGCAAATCTTGAGAATGGCATCATCTCTCCCAAGTGGTCCTCTTGTTCTTTCTCTCTACTTGCTCCTCTTCCCTGTCTGTCTTGCCACCGATAGCGCTTCCATAACCTACCATGGGGGGCCTCTCCTGACAGGAAACCTACACCTAACTCTCATTTGGTACGGTCAATTTGGGCGTGTCCATAAAAATGTCATTAGGGCCTTTGTTGAATCTCTACATTACAATGCGGGAGCCAACTTACAGCCACAAGTCTCGTCATGGTGGAATGTTGTTGAGAGCTACCAAGAGGTTGCCGGGAAGGGAAGCAGCCCTATCAACGTAAAAGTTGTGAAGCAAGTGACTGATCTAAAATATTCAGCAGGGAAAGTTGTTACTAGCGAATTTATTCAGAAAGTTCTGCGGAAGGCGACTGGTGGAGACTCCAACACCATCCCTGTTATTCTTACTGCTAGAGATGTTCAAATGCAGGGGCTGTGCTTCACAAAATGCTCACAACATGGAATGCttg CAGGTGATCATCAGCAGCCATATATTGTGGTGGGCAATCCAGAAAGTGAATGCCCAGGGTCTTGTGCTTGGCCATTCCAAAAGCCAGACAAAGGGCCTCTATCTATAACATTGAACCCGCCAAATGGCAATTTGGGCGTGGATGCCATGGTTATCGCCTTCGCAAGGGCGTTGGTTGAAGCTGTGACCAACCCATATAAGACTGGATTTTTCCAGGACAACAGTAATAATGCCAACAAAACCGTGGAGGCCGCATCAGCTTGCTGGGGCATTTTCGGAAGCGGAGCATTCGATGGCTACACCGGAAAAGTACGTGTTGATCCAGAAACCGGAGGGGGTTTTAATGGCCATGGATCAAGGGGTAGGAAGTTCTTGATCCCTGCTGTCTGGAACCCTAAAACAAAGTCATGCTGGACCTTACTTTAA